The sequence below is a genomic window from Streptomyces sp. NBC_00582.
GACGCGCCGCGCACCCCCGCGCCCGGTCTGGACCGGCTTCCCGAACTGGTCGAGCAGGCGGCCCGCGCGGGCCTCACGGTCGAGGTGGCGGGGGAGCCGCCCCGGCTGTCGCCCGGCACCGACCTCGCCGCCTTCCGTATCGTCCAGGAGGCCCTCACCAATGTCGTACGGCACTCCGGTTCGCGGCACGCGCGCGTACGGATCGACGAGGAGCGGGGGACGCTACGGCTGCGGATCGACGACGACGGGCCGGCGACCGGTGCGGACGCGGGCGGCGGCGGCAACGGTCTGGCCGGGATGCGGGAACGGGCGGCTGCGCTGGGTGGCACGATCGAGGCGGGGCCGCGGGCCGACGGAGGTTTCCGGGTGCTCGCCGTACTGCCGGTGAAGGCGACCGCCGAGGGTGGGGAGGACCAGTGATCCGTGTGCTGCTCGCCGACGACCAGTCCCTGGTCAGGGCGGGATTCCGGGCGTTGCTCGACGCGCAGCCGGACATCGAGGTGTGCGGGGAGGCCGCCGACGGCGAGGAGGCGGTGCGCGGGGTCCGCGCGCTGCGTCCGGACGTCGTCCTGATGGACATCCGCATGCCGGTGCTGGACGGGCTGGCGGCCACCCGCCGGATCACCGGGGACGCGGCGCTCGCCCAGGTCAGGGTGGTCATGCTGACCACGTTCGAGCTCGACGAGTACGTCTTCGAGGCGATCCGGTCCGGGGCCTCGGGCTTTCTGGTCAAGGACACCGAACCCGAGGAGCTCCTGCGTGCCGTACGGGCGGTGGTGGCCGGTGACGCGCTGCTCTCGCCCGGCGTGACGCGGCGGCTCATCGCCGAGTTCGCCGCCCGCTCCAAGGAGCCCGCCGCGGCGGACGAGTTGAGCCGCCTCACGGAACGCGAACGGGAGGTGATGGCCCTGGTCGGCATCGGCCTGTCCAACGAGGAGATCGCCCGCCGCCTGGTCGTCAGCCCCCTCACCGCGAAGACCCACGTCAGCCGCACGATGGTCAAGTTGGGCGCCCGCGACCGCGCCCAACTGGTCGTCCTGGCCTACGAGTCGGGGCTGGTCCGCCCGGGCTGGCTGGGCTGACCGCCCACCACGGCGAAGCGCCGCGGCACACGAACCAAACAGGCGTGGTGAACAGTGTGTGCGCCCGGCGGGGCAACCACCCCCGCCGGGCGCTTGCTTGTGGACGGCTCGCTAGTCGCGGACCGGTACGCGGTTCTCCTGGGGCTCTTCCGCCGTGGACCTCGCGACCACGACCGAGCCTCGGGTGTGGCGGGCGCGGAGGCCCGGGAGGGTGATCAGGAGGCCTGCGGCGGCGATGGCCGTCACGACCGCGAGGCCGGGGCGGTAGCTGTCGAGGACGGCCTGGGGAGTGGGGTCGGCCGGAGCGCCCGCGGTGACCACCGCCGTCACCACGGCGAGGAAGATCGCACCGCCGACCTGCACGGAGGTGTTGAGCAGCCCCGAGACCATGCCCTGCTCATGGTCCGCCACACCGTTGGTGGCCTGGATGTTGAGCGAGGGGAAGACCAGGGCGCAGGCGGCGCCGATCAGCAGCATGGTCGGCAGGATCACGGCGGCGTAGACCGGATCGAGGTCCACCCGCAGGAACAGCGCGTATCCGGCGACCATGAGGGCGAAGCCGGCCGCGATCAGCCGCGGGGTGCCGAACCGGTCCACGATCGCCCCGACCCTGGTCGAGGACACCGCCACCAGCGCACCCGCCGGCAGGAAGGCCAGGGCCGTGTGGAGGGCGGACCAGCCGAGCAGCGACTGCATGTAGAGGGTGGCGAGGAACTGGAAGCCGACGTACGACCCGAAGAACGCCATCGCGCCGAGCTGGGCGCGGATCTGGCTGCCCGAACGCAGGACGCCGAGCCGGATCAGTGGTCCGGCGGAGCGCCGCTCCACTCGCACGAACACCGTCAGCAGGACGGCGACCGCGAGGAACGAGAGCAGGGTGCGCGCGGACGCCCAGCCGGCCTCCGGTGCCTGGACGACCGTGAACACCAGCAGCAGCATCGACAGCGTGCCGAGGACGGCGCCGGGGACGTCGTACCCGTTGTGCTCCCGTTCGCGCTCGCTGCGCGGCAGCAGCCGGAGCCCCGCGAGCAGCGCGATCAGGGCGATCGGCGCGGGCAGCAGCATGGTCAGGCGCCAACTGGCCTCCGTCAGCAGGCCGGAGAGGACCAGCCCCATGGAGAAGCCGGTGGCCGCGCAGGTGGTGTAGATGGACAGCGCCCGGTTGCGCAGCGGACCCTCGGGGAAGGTCGTCGTGATGATCGAGAGCCCGGCCGGTGCGGTGAACGCCGCGCTCAGCCCCTTGATGAAACGGCTGGCGATCAGCAGCGGACCCGAGTCGACGAGCCCGCCCAGCAGCGAGGCGAGCGCGAAGACGCCGAGGGCGACCAGGAAGACCTGGCGCCGGCCCAACAGGTCGGCGGTCCGGCCGCCGAGGAGCAGCAGTCCGCCGTAGCCGAGGATGTAGCCGCTGACGACCCATTGCAGGGTCGAGGTGGAAAGCCCCAGGTCGGAGCCTATGGACGGCAGTGCGACGCCGACCATCGACACATCCAGGGCGTCCAGGAACATCGCGGCGCACAGCACCAGCAGGGTGCCCCACAACCGGGCGGTCCAGCGCCCTTCGGACACGCCGGACACGCCGGAGGCGGGGGAGGTGAGCGGAGAGGTCATGACCAGGACAGTACATGCGCATGCATCAAATGCAAGCGCATTTAATGCCGATGCAACAAAACCGTTTCTCTGCTACGGTGCGGGCCATGGCGGCGAAGAACGGCGAGGTGGACAGAGCCGAGCGGGCGCTGGTCGAACAGTGGCGGGACATGCTGGCGCTGCACGCCCGGACCCAGTGCGAACTCGACCGGGCCCTGCACCGACACGGGCTGTGCGCCAGTGACTTCGAGGTGCTGGACGTGCTCGCCGAGTCGGCGGCGGACGTCACGTGCGGCTACCGCGTCCAGGAGATCGCCGAGCGTGTCCATCTCAGCCAGAGCGCCCTGTCCCGGCTGATCGCCCGCCTGGAGAAGGACGGTCTCGTCGAGCGCGGCCTGTGCGCCGAGGACCGCCGGGGCGTCCGCGTGGCGCTCACGGGCGAGGGGCGGGCGCTGCACGGGGATGTCCTGCCGGTGCAGCGAGCAGTGCTCACGCGGATGCTGGCGCAGCCGGACGTCAGCTCCAGGTGACGGCGGAGTTCTCCCGCCACAGGGTGGCGAGCGACGTGTCGCCGGTGACGGCGGGGAACGGCAGGCGGTTCCACAGCGCCAGATAGAGCCGCGCCGCCGGTCCGTTGATCTCGCAGTCCGCGTGGCCGTCGGCGGTCCGCTCCGTCACGGGCGGTTCGGGGGACAGCCGTACGGTCCACACGGCGTCCTCCTCCAGATCGGTCGCCCGTACTCGCAGCACCCGGGGCTTCCCGCTGCGCACCTTGCTTCTGCCGCGGGCGTGGAATCCGCTCAGCAGCTCGTCGATGCCGTCGGCGGCGAAGGCGGCGGGCAGACTCCGCGCACTGTCCTCCGGCGTGCGGCCCTGTGCCGAGTCGGCGTCGGCGCGGTGGACGGCCGTCTCGTGCGCCTGCCGTCTGGCCCAGAACGCGAGCGGCGAGGGGGCGGGCAGAAAGTGCCAGCACGCCACATCGGGCGGTGCGGTGGTCAGGGTGTCGACGAGCCGGCGGTGCCCCTCGCGGAACCACTCCAGCAGCTCGGACCCGTCGAGGTCCGGCTCGCCCTCGCCGGGGTGGTACTCCGTCCTGCCCTCGGCCACGAACGACCCCGCCCAGCGGTGGACCATGCCCGTGTGCCGCAGCAGGTCCCGGACCTGCCAGCCCGGGCAGGTGGGCACCTTGGCGTCGGTGCCCGCCCCGGCCGCCGCGTCGGCCAGTGCGCGGCCCTCCCGGTCGAGCACCTGGATGAACTCGGCAGTCTCCATGGGGGTGAGTCTGCCGGATGGAGCGCGGTCCGACGCCGGTGTTCTTCTGCGCCCGGGCGGCACCTCTCGCCTGCCTGCGGCTGCTCAGGCCACCCGACGCGTACCGAAGCCGATCAGCGCGGCCGGCGCGGCGAGGACGGCCACGCTCGTCAGCGCGGCGGGCAGGGAGATCCACTCGGCCATGAACCCGATGGCGGGCGGTCCGAGGAGCATGCCGCCGTAGCCGAGGGTGAACGCGGTGGCGACCCCGCCGGGCCCTGCCAGGGCACCCGCGCGTTCGACGGCC
It includes:
- a CDS encoding maleylpyruvate isomerase family mycothiol-dependent enzyme — encoded protein: METAEFIQVLDREGRALADAAAGAGTDAKVPTCPGWQVRDLLRHTGMVHRWAGSFVAEGRTEYHPGEGEPDLDGSELLEWFREGHRRLVDTLTTAPPDVACWHFLPAPSPLAFWARRQAHETAVHRADADSAQGRTPEDSARSLPAAFAADGIDELLSGFHARGRSKVRSGKPRVLRVRATDLEEDAVWTVRLSPEPPVTERTADGHADCEINGPAARLYLALWNRLPFPAVTGDTSLATLWRENSAVTWS
- a CDS encoding response regulator; translation: MIRVLLADDQSLVRAGFRALLDAQPDIEVCGEAADGEEAVRGVRALRPDVVLMDIRMPVLDGLAATRRITGDAALAQVRVVMLTTFELDEYVFEAIRSGASGFLVKDTEPEELLRAVRAVVAGDALLSPGVTRRLIAEFAARSKEPAAADELSRLTEREREVMALVGIGLSNEEIARRLVVSPLTAKTHVSRTMVKLGARDRAQLVVLAYESGLVRPGWLG
- a CDS encoding MFS transporter — protein: MTSPLTSPASGVSGVSEGRWTARLWGTLLVLCAAMFLDALDVSMVGVALPSIGSDLGLSTSTLQWVVSGYILGYGGLLLLGGRTADLLGRRQVFLVALGVFALASLLGGLVDSGPLLIASRFIKGLSAAFTAPAGLSIITTTFPEGPLRNRALSIYTTCAATGFSMGLVLSGLLTEASWRLTMLLPAPIALIALLAGLRLLPRSEREREHNGYDVPGAVLGTLSMLLLVFTVVQAPEAGWASARTLLSFLAVAVLLTVFVRVERRSAGPLIRLGVLRSGSQIRAQLGAMAFFGSYVGFQFLATLYMQSLLGWSALHTALAFLPAGALVAVSSTRVGAIVDRFGTPRLIAAGFALMVAGYALFLRVDLDPVYAAVILPTMLLIGAACALVFPSLNIQATNGVADHEQGMVSGLLNTSVQVGGAIFLAVVTAVVTAGAPADPTPQAVLDSYRPGLAVVTAIAAAGLLITLPGLRARHTRGSVVVARSTAEEPQENRVPVRD
- a CDS encoding MarR family winged helix-turn-helix transcriptional regulator, coding for MAAKNGEVDRAERALVEQWRDMLALHARTQCELDRALHRHGLCASDFEVLDVLAESAADVTCGYRVQEIAERVHLSQSALSRLIARLEKDGLVERGLCAEDRRGVRVALTGEGRALHGDVLPVQRAVLTRMLAQPDVSSR